CGATTGCCCGGGTGGGGTTCAACCCCTTGGGGCAAACATTCACACAGTTCTGGATACCATGGCAGCGGAACACGCTGAACGGGTCATCCAGTTTACCGAGACGCTCATCGGTGGCTTCATCGCGCGTGTCCGCGAGGAACCGGTATGCCTGCAGCAGACCAGCCGGGCCAATGAACTTGTCGGGGTTCCACCAGAAGGACGGGCAAGAGGTGGAACAGCAGGCACAGAGAATACACTCGTACAGGCCGTCCAGCTTTGCGCGATCTTCCGGAGACTGCAGACGCTCAATCGCCGGCGCCGGGGTATCGTTCTGCAGGTAAGGTTCGATTTTCTTGTACTGGGTGTAGAACTGCTCCATGTCCACCACCAGGTCACGAATGACCGGCAGCCCGGGCAGCGGGCGCAGTACCAGCTTGCCTTTTGGTGCCGCCTCGGAGATCGGCATGATGCACGCCAGGCCATTCTTGCCCGAAATATTCATACCGTCGGAGCCACACACGCCCTCACGACAGGAGCGGCGATAGGCCAGGGTAGGATCCTGCGCCTTGAGCAACTCCAGCACGTCCAGCACCATCAGGTCCTTGCCCTGGGTATCCAGCTCGTAATCCTGCATGTAGGGCGCAGAATCGGTTTCCGGGTTGTAACGGTAAATGCTTACTTTCAACATATTCTTTCCGCTCCCGAATTAGTAGGTACGCGCTTTCGGTTCGAAAGCATCTACGGTGTTGGGCGCAAAGTTCACGGCACGCTTGCCTACCCGCTTCTCCCCTGGGAAGAACATGGAGTGACACAGCCAGTTTTCGTCATCGCGCTCCTGGAAGTCTTCGCGGGCATGCGCGCCGCGGCTCTCGGTGCGGACTTCCGCAGCGATCGCAGTGGCCTCAGCCACTTCCAGCAGGTTTTGCAGTTCCAGCGCTTCGATACGCGCGGTATTGAAGGCACGGGACTTGTCGTCGAGGCGAACATTGGCAATGCGCTCGCGCAGGTCTTCCAGTTTCTTCACACCGTCGGCCATATAGTCGCCGCGGCGGAATACGCCGAAATGGTTCTGCATGACATTCTGCAGTTCGCTGCGCAGCCCTGCCGCACGCTCACCGTCGTTGGTGGTCTCGAGACGGTTCAGGCGCGCCATGGCGGCTTCAATATCGGACTCGGAGGCTTCGCGGTTCTCGATGCCTTCGCGCAGGGCCTTCTCGATGAACAGGCCAGAGGCGCGACCGAATACCACCAGGTCGAGCAGGGAGTTACCGCCCAGGCGGTTGGCACCGTGTACAGAAACACACGCAACCTCACCACAGGCGTACAGGCCTTCGATCACCTGATCGTTGCCGGAGGCGTCCTGTGTCAGGGCCTGGCCATGCACGTTGGTCGGAATACCACCCATCATGTAGTGGCAGGTGGGCACAACCGGGATCGGGGTGTGTACCGGATCCACGTGTGCGAAAGTCTTGGCCAGTTCACAGATACCCGGCAGGCGGCTGTGCAGCAGCTCTTCACCCAGGTGGTCCAGTTTCAGGAATACGTGATCGCCATTGGGGCCGGCACCGCGACCATCGAGGATCTCCAACACCATGGAGCGGGCGACCACGTCGCGTCCGGCCAGGTCTTTGGCATTGGGTGCATAGCGCTCCATGAAGCGCTCGCCGTCCTTATTGATCAGGTAACCACCTTCACCGCGGCACCCTTCGGTGACCAGGGTTCCGGCACCGTAAATACCGGTGGGGTGGAACTGCCACATCTCCATATCCTGCACCGGCACACCTGCGCGCAGGGCCATACCCACGCCGTCGCCGGTATTGATATGCGCATTGGTGGTGGAGGCGAAGATACGACCAGCACCGCCAGTGGCGAATACTGTAGCCTTGGACTTGATGAAGACCACTTCGCCATCTTCGATACAGATGGCAATAACGCCGACTACCGCACCGTCCTGATTTTTCACCAGGTCTACCGCGAACCACTCGTTCAGGAATACGGTGTTGTGCTTGACGTTGTTCTGATAAAGGGTGTGCAGCAGCGCGTGACCGGTACGGTCCGCAGCCGCACAGGTACGTGCCGCCTGACCGCCGCGACCGAAGTCCTTGGACTGGCCACCGAACGGACGCTGGTAGATACGGCCTTCATCGGTACGCGAGAACGGCAAGCCCATGTGCTCGAGCTCAAATACCGCCTCCGGACCCACCGAGCACATATACTCGATAGCGTCCTGGTCACCGATATAATCGGAGCCCTTGACGGTGTCATACATGTGCCAGCGCCAATCGTCATTGGGGTCATCACTGGCAATTGCACAGGTAATACCGCCCTGGGCAGATACCGTATGCGAGCGAGTCGGGAATACCTTGGTGATCACCGCCGTCTTGAAGCCGGACTGGGCCATCTGCAACGCCGCGCGCATGCCCGCGCCGCCGCCACCAATTACGATACCGTCAAAGGTTATTGTTCGCATATTCGACATTACTTACACACCCCACAAAATTTCAATGCCCCACACCGCATAGAACACGGCGACCGCGCCCAGCAGTACTTCAACCAGGATACGCAGAACGGTCGCTTTGCCGCCCATCATCCGGTTGGTGAGGTAGTCAGTAACCACGGACCAGAGGCCAATCCAGGCGTGGGCAATTGTGGAGAGCAACGCCACCAAGCTGAATACTCGCACCCAGCGCTGCTCGAACAGCGCGGACCAGCTGGCGTAGCTGAAGTCTTTGGAGAGAAAAATGAAACCCACTATAAAGAGGGTGTAAGCCACCAGCACCAGAGCGCTGATACGCTGAATAAACCAGTCATACAGACCACTGCGGCCGAAACCAGTAACCGCCTTTACCATACCAGAACCCCCGCCAAGAGAATGAGCACAACAGAAAGCACCAGCACGATGACGGCGCCGCGGCGGCCACCCTCGAGACTCTCACCCACGCCTGCATCCATCAACAGGTGACGCACACCCGCGATCAGGTGGTAAATAAGCGCAGCCAGTGCAGCCAACAACACCAGTTTGGCCGGCACACTGGAAAAGGAGTCGGCGACTTTTTGGAAACCCTGCTCAGATTCCAGACTGGAATCCAGCATATACAAAAGAAGTGCGACCACGGCGAAGAGCACCACACCGGAAATACGATGCAGAATAGAAACCAACGCGGATGCAGGGAGCTTGATAGTAGAAATGTCTAAATTGACAGGTCTGTTTTTGTTCACAGGAAAAACACCTTGTTGCCCTGAAAGACGGGGCGCCCGTTAAAAGTTGAGAGTGCGGGCGAGCTTGCTGATTACTATACATACAACCTGTAGAGGTCTTGTACAAAGTGGTCTTACCACGGCGCAAGCCGCGCGGATTATAGGCATTCAAACTTCAAAACACAACGAACCGCCTGCCCGTTGTGGCGGCTTTGTACCAGTTGCAATCCGTGCCACACACTCGACCATGGTATGAAACGATCATTTGAGCGGAACCGATTTTCCGCGCCAGATTCCGCTCTCCGTTACCTTTCATGCAGGCAAAATCCCTGCCACTACCGCCCAGCACCGAAGATCCTGCGGGTGCAGAACCGGCCAGCCATTTCAATTTGGTTTGACAATTTGTGGCGTGGCACTTAAGTTTGGCCGCGCTCAAAAGCCCGCTAGCCCCATATCCGCGCCGGATGCCGCCAACGAAGGCCCTCCGAGCCCGCAGAATCCGGCACTTTCCGGGTGATGCATGCGTACAGAAACCACCTGAACCGCCTTACCCATAAAAAGGTGATCACAGGTGAGCGCGGAGCGCGCCCCAATCCGGGCCGTCGAATCACCGAGATCATCCAGTGATTTGTGTGGAAATAAGAAAGCTGGCAAAAGAATAGTTTTTAGGAGTCCACAATGTCCGACAAGAAAGCTCAACTCACGGTAGACGGTATTGATGCCCCCTTTGATCTGCCGGTTTACTCTGGCACTGCCGGT
Above is a window of Microbulbifer salipaludis DNA encoding:
- a CDS encoding succinate dehydrogenase iron-sulfur subunit gives rise to the protein MLKVSIYRYNPETDSAPYMQDYELDTQGKDLMVLDVLELLKAQDPTLAYRRSCREGVCGSDGMNISGKNGLACIMPISEAAPKGKLVLRPLPGLPVIRDLVVDMEQFYTQYKKIEPYLQNDTPAPAIERLQSPEDRAKLDGLYECILCACCSTSCPSFWWNPDKFIGPAGLLQAYRFLADTRDEATDERLGKLDDPFSVFRCHGIQNCVNVCPKGLNPTRAIGHIRNMLITRAV
- the sdhA gene encoding succinate dehydrogenase flavoprotein subunit, giving the protein MSNMRTITFDGIVIGGGGAGMRAALQMAQSGFKTAVITKVFPTRSHTVSAQGGITCAIASDDPNDDWRWHMYDTVKGSDYIGDQDAIEYMCSVGPEAVFELEHMGLPFSRTDEGRIYQRPFGGQSKDFGRGGQAARTCAAADRTGHALLHTLYQNNVKHNTVFLNEWFAVDLVKNQDGAVVGVIAICIEDGEVVFIKSKATVFATGGAGRIFASTTNAHINTGDGVGMALRAGVPVQDMEMWQFHPTGIYGAGTLVTEGCRGEGGYLINKDGERFMERYAPNAKDLAGRDVVARSMVLEILDGRGAGPNGDHVFLKLDHLGEELLHSRLPGICELAKTFAHVDPVHTPIPVVPTCHYMMGGIPTNVHGQALTQDASGNDQVIEGLYACGEVACVSVHGANRLGGNSLLDLVVFGRASGLFIEKALREGIENREASESDIEAAMARLNRLETTNDGERAAGLRSELQNVMQNHFGVFRRGDYMADGVKKLEDLRERIANVRLDDKSRAFNTARIEALELQNLLEVAEATAIAAEVRTESRGAHAREDFQERDDENWLCHSMFFPGEKRVGKRAVNFAPNTVDAFEPKARTY
- the sdhD gene encoding succinate dehydrogenase, hydrophobic membrane anchor protein, whose amino-acid sequence is MVKAVTGFGRSGLYDWFIQRISALVLVAYTLFIVGFIFLSKDFSYASWSALFEQRWVRVFSLVALLSTIAHAWIGLWSVVTDYLTNRMMGGKATVLRILVEVLLGAVAVFYAVWGIEILWGV
- the sdhC gene encoding succinate dehydrogenase, cytochrome b556 subunit: MNKNRPVNLDISTIKLPASALVSILHRISGVVLFAVVALLLYMLDSSLESEQGFQKVADSFSSVPAKLVLLAALAALIYHLIAGVRHLLMDAGVGESLEGGRRGAVIVLVLSVVLILLAGVLVW